From a single Collimonas pratensis genomic region:
- a CDS encoding IPT/TIG domain-containing protein gives MANSNRAATRRVQHVVQMIFSAFSLMLQHVLRFHVVAVLASIFMCAGIAHAAGANYIYDELSRLVQVIVGDGSSTQYVYDAAGNITAVKADAVNTLAISSFTPTSGGTGINVTVFGSGFSPTAASNTVTINNVAAAVTSASASQLKLTVPASATTGLITVSNANGSVTSTQAFTVGSTLSAPTIASFTPTVGAAGTAVTINGTNFQAGISNNKVSFGGVNGVITSLTLPGQAVAVVSSSAQSGKVTLQTTAGISTSSSDFFVVPAGVAVADVVTTGRITIGGAAVSPTINTAGKYAMLLFDGTSGQQLSLAMPVFTPTPSGSGWVSIHLYDPGGKILSSCSLPDPNGCQFSALPYNGTYRILVGIDSSHTASMSLLLSSVVNTGTTPNVATGILRIDDLPMPLNQLAGQNGRYTFDGVIGQRLGLGVHFDPVRSGDVNWSVLAPDGTTLTSCSSYTPGGGCILPQLIATGVYTVLLTPTAATTVLQGSMSLSSNVMGTLIPNAAATTFATGRNGQNGRYTFTAEAGDSYNLIWRDSTIYGYWSQLYVYAPDGSQVAVQNFGPDQPRGEIQLNNLSQSGTYAVLVVPCGGGIGQVAIQLLAPATGALALDGAPLTINQMAGQNGRYTFNGTVGQRIDLGALFSTSGSVGWSVLAPDGSTFFGGCIDFTPRSACIPPPLNTVGTYTVLVVPHDSTIVLQGALTLSSHVTGTLTPNAATTVFTTTRVGQTGFYSFNATAGDSYSLVWSAPAFDDGPGNGSWAYLAVYAPDGSQIIRQFFDGSSPAGEIQLNNLTQAGTYVAILVPSYGGTGQAGVRLLSNVAGALAVDGSPLAISQLAGQNGRYTFSGIVGQQLDLGAVLSSGGSVGWSVLGPDGSTFFNGCTDFSAASACILPQLNATGMYTVLVVPRDATTATQGALTLSSQVAGILTPDVATTFVTTRVGQTGRYKLSAAAGDSYSLAWNGATINGSCSYLYVYNPDGTQLSSSQPFGNGNPAGSLPLNNLAQTGSYTVAVVPCPGGPGGQVTLQLSQTNHLPAGAYGDPLWGNVSSLLRLNGANGSSAIADATGEHVWTAHGNAQESNAAGNPGDASGTAFKFDGNGDYADTPDAADLRIAGKSFTIDFWVYMSATASGRWRTIVSKRISTEGSTAEYEVFINNTDDRFGFYNGTLQITNTKIPVATWTHIEISKDISTGMVRQFMNGVKVYEAVGPNTAADTTAPVRLGMANPAQVAPDDEFFHGYLSNVRITTGVVRHTANFVPPPTPLPNLSPAVQGDPAWSNVASLLRFAGQNGSPSIIDETGAHAWTAHGNAQESNAAGNPGDASGTAFKFDGNGDYADTPDAADLRIAGKSFTIDFWVYMSATASGRWRTIVSKRISTEGSTAEYEVFINNTDDRFGFYNGTLQITNTKIPVATWSHIEISKDISTGVVRQFMNGVKVYEAVGPNTAADTTAPVRLGMANPAQVAPDDEFFHGYLSNVRITTGIVRHTANFTPPSTPFPNRN, from the coding sequence ATGGCGAATTCGAACCGCGCGGCGACACGTCGCGTGCAGCATGTTGTGCAGATGATATTTTCAGCATTTTCATTGATGTTGCAGCACGTATTGCGATTCCATGTCGTTGCCGTTCTGGCTTCTATTTTTATGTGTGCTGGTATTGCCCATGCTGCCGGCGCGAATTATATCTACGATGAACTTAGTCGATTAGTTCAAGTGATCGTCGGCGATGGCAGCAGCACCCAATACGTCTATGATGCTGCAGGCAATATCACCGCCGTCAAGGCCGACGCCGTCAACACCCTGGCGATCAGCAGTTTTACTCCCACTTCCGGCGGCACTGGTATTAACGTTACGGTCTTCGGAAGTGGCTTTAGTCCAACTGCCGCCTCCAACACGGTCACTATCAACAATGTCGCTGCGGCGGTCACGTCGGCTAGCGCATCACAGCTTAAGCTGACGGTGCCGGCATCGGCGACAACTGGCCTGATCACGGTCAGCAATGCGAACGGCAGTGTAACGTCGACGCAGGCATTTACAGTCGGCTCGACTTTGTCGGCGCCGACCATTGCCAGTTTTACGCCAACGGTAGGCGCAGCCGGCACGGCGGTGACCATCAACGGGACGAATTTCCAGGCAGGGATCAGCAATAACAAGGTGTCATTTGGTGGTGTAAACGGTGTTATCACCTCGCTGACACTACCTGGTCAAGCCGTCGCTGTAGTATCCAGTTCTGCACAATCTGGGAAAGTGACCCTGCAAACGACTGCCGGTATAAGTACGAGCAGTTCCGATTTCTTTGTCGTGCCTGCTGGCGTCGCGGTGGCGGATGTCGTCACTACTGGGCGCATCACCATAGGTGGGGCGGCGGTATCGCCCACGATTAATACAGCAGGCAAATATGCGATGCTGCTGTTCGATGGCACTTCCGGTCAGCAGCTCAGTCTTGCCATGCCGGTCTTTACACCGACTCCGAGTGGCTCAGGATGGGTCTCAATCCATCTCTACGACCCGGGTGGGAAAATCTTGAGTTCTTGCTCGCTACCTGATCCGAACGGATGCCAATTTTCTGCTTTGCCATATAACGGGACGTATCGAATTCTGGTCGGTATTGATAGCAGCCATACGGCCAGTATGAGCTTGCTACTGTCGAGTGTCGTCAATACCGGCACGACGCCTAATGTTGCAACCGGCATATTGAGGATTGATGATTTGCCGATGCCGCTTAATCAATTGGCGGGTCAAAACGGACGCTACACCTTTGATGGTGTAATTGGTCAGCGCCTCGGTTTAGGTGTTCATTTCGATCCGGTTCGATCGGGAGATGTAAACTGGTCGGTTTTAGCCCCAGACGGTACGACATTGACCAGCTGCAGCAGTTACACACCTGGTGGTGGTTGCATACTGCCGCAATTGATTGCTACCGGAGTGTACACAGTCCTGTTGACCCCAACCGCTGCAACCACAGTATTGCAAGGCTCAATGTCGTTATCAAGCAATGTAATGGGGACATTGATACCTAATGCTGCTGCGACGACGTTTGCGACAGGGAGAAATGGCCAGAACGGTCGCTACACTTTTACGGCGGAAGCTGGGGATAGCTACAATCTGATTTGGCGCGATTCCACTATTTACGGTTATTGGTCTCAATTGTATGTCTACGCGCCAGATGGTTCTCAGGTCGCCGTGCAAAATTTTGGCCCTGATCAGCCGAGGGGGGAAATACAGCTTAACAATTTATCGCAATCCGGTACCTATGCTGTGCTTGTTGTCCCATGTGGCGGAGGAATTGGGCAGGTCGCAATTCAGTTATTGGCTCCGGCAACAGGTGCATTGGCGTTAGATGGTGCGCCGTTGACCATCAATCAAATGGCTGGTCAAAACGGTCGATATACGTTTAATGGAACAGTAGGTCAGAGAATTGATCTAGGGGCGCTCTTTTCAACCTCGGGCTCTGTCGGCTGGTCTGTACTTGCTCCGGACGGCAGCACTTTTTTTGGTGGTTGCATTGACTTTACGCCTAGAAGTGCCTGCATACCCCCGCCGTTGAATACTGTGGGTACATACACAGTGCTGGTGGTGCCGCATGATTCGACGATTGTGTTGCAGGGCGCGTTGACCTTATCCAGTCATGTGACGGGAACTCTCACGCCAAATGCCGCGACGACGGTCTTTACTACGACGCGAGTAGGACAAACTGGATTTTATAGTTTCAATGCGACTGCGGGTGATAGCTATAGCCTTGTTTGGAGTGCGCCGGCCTTTGACGATGGTCCAGGCAACGGCTCTTGGGCATATCTGGCAGTTTATGCACCGGATGGTTCACAAATTATTCGTCAGTTTTTCGACGGTAGCTCGCCAGCAGGTGAAATCCAATTGAACAACTTGACGCAGGCCGGTACCTATGTGGCGATCCTTGTGCCTTCTTATGGCGGCACTGGGCAGGCAGGGGTTCGGCTGCTGTCAAATGTCGCCGGTGCTTTAGCAGTCGATGGCTCGCCGCTGGCAATTAGTCAACTGGCTGGTCAAAATGGTCGCTACACGTTCAGCGGCATAGTTGGTCAGCAACTGGATCTGGGGGCAGTGCTGAGCAGTGGTGGTTCAGTCGGCTGGTCGGTGCTTGGGCCGGACGGCAGTACTTTTTTTAACGGCTGCACGGATTTTTCTGCGGCAAGTGCTTGCATTTTACCGCAGTTGAATGCGACCGGCATGTACACGGTGCTGGTTGTTCCGCGCGATGCGACAACTGCGACGCAAGGCGCATTGACGTTGTCGAGCCAGGTGGCTGGCATATTGACGCCTGATGTAGCAACCACCTTCGTTACGACGCGGGTGGGTCAAACAGGGCGTTACAAGCTGAGTGCTGCAGCCGGCGACAGCTACAGCCTGGCATGGAATGGTGCCACGATCAACGGGAGCTGCTCCTACCTGTATGTATATAACCCGGACGGCACCCAGCTTTCTTCGTCCCAGCCTTTTGGTAATGGCAACCCGGCGGGAAGCCTCCCACTCAACAATCTGGCGCAGACCGGCAGCTATACGGTAGCCGTGGTCCCATGCCCGGGTGGGCCGGGTGGACAAGTGACGCTGCAGTTGTCGCAAACGAACCACCTGCCTGCAGGTGCTTATGGCGATCCGTTGTGGGGCAACGTCTCGTCGCTGCTGCGTTTGAATGGTGCGAATGGTTCTTCCGCGATTGCTGATGCAACAGGAGAGCATGTCTGGACTGCGCACGGCAATGCGCAAGAATCGAATGCCGCAGGCAATCCAGGAGACGCATCAGGTACGGCATTCAAATTCGATGGCAACGGCGACTATGCGGATACACCGGATGCCGCCGATTTAAGGATTGCGGGTAAATCATTCACGATTGATTTCTGGGTGTATATGTCGGCGACCGCATCGGGGCGCTGGCGCACCATCGTGTCCAAACGTATTTCAACCGAGGGCAGTACCGCAGAATACGAAGTTTTTATCAATAATACAGACGACCGGTTTGGCTTTTATAACGGCACGCTGCAAATAACCAATACCAAGATTCCTGTAGCAACTTGGACCCACATAGAGATATCGAAAGATATTTCGACGGGCATGGTGCGGCAATTTATGAATGGCGTCAAAGTGTATGAGGCTGTTGGGCCGAATACGGCAGCCGATACAACTGCACCGGTTCGTCTGGGCATGGCGAATCCGGCGCAAGTCGCGCCAGATGACGAATTTTTCCATGGGTATTTGAGCAATGTGCGGATAACGACGGGCGTTGTGCGGCATACGGCCAATTTTGTCCCTCCGCCTACACCACTTCCGAATCTTTCTCCAGCCGTTCAGGGTGATCCTGCCTGGAGTAATGTTGCATCCTTGCTACGCTTTGCAGGTCAGAATGGTTCGCCGTCCATCATTGATGAAACAGGCGCGCATGCCTGGACTGCGCACGGTAATGCGCAGGAGTCGAATGCCGCGGGCAATCCAGGAGACGCATCAGGCACGGCATTCAAATTCGATGGCAACGGCGACTATGCGGATACACCGGATGCCGCCGATTTAAGGATTGCGGGTAAATCATTCACGATTGATTTCTGGGTGTATATGTCGGCGACCGCATCGGGGCGCTGGCGCACCATCGTGTCCAAACGTATTTCAACCGAGGGCAGTACCGCAGAATACGAAGTTTTTATCAATAATACAGACGACCGGTTTGGCTTTTATAACGGCACGCTGCAAATAACCAATACTAAGATTCCTGTAGCAACTTGGAGCCACATAGAGATATCGAAGGATATTTCGACAGGCGTGGTGCGGCAATTTATGAATGGCGTCAAAGTGTATGAGGCTGTCGGGCCGAATACGGCAGCCGATACAACTGCACCGGTTCGTCTGGGTATGGCGAATCCAGCGCAAGTCGCGCCAGATGACGAATTTTTCCATGGGTATTTGAGCAATGTGCGGATCACGACGGGCATCGTGCGACATACGGCCAACTTTACTCCGCCGTCCACGCCGTTTCCTAATCGCAATTAA
- a CDS encoding IS3 family transposase (programmed frameshift) has product MKLKTYTPEFRAEAVKLVLAQGLSLEEAAQRIAMPKGTLGNWVSAAKRGNGGAAAPGSRTVPELEVEVARLRRELAESNMERDVFKKGHRVLCTGVAAQYAQVNAMRPDFPLALLCRVFDVSRSGFYAWLGRAPSQRMRDDERLKVAIKAAHVQARETYGPLRMWPELVAQGFDTGRDRIVRLRRELGLRCKQKRKFKATTNSKHGFPVAENLLNQTFAPTRPDEAWVTDITYVSTGEGWLYLAGIKDVFTCEIVGYAMGARMTQELTAQALWRAVRNKRPAPGLIHHSDRGSQYCADDYRKLVEQFGMLPSMSRKGNCYDNAPMESFWGSLKNEMIHHQRYATRADAESAIKEYIEIFYNRQRRHSRLGYISPAQFTENFRKTELAA; this is encoded by the exons ATGAAATTGAAGACGTACACGCCGGAATTCCGGGCTGAAGCGGTCAAACTGGTGTTGGCACAAGGGCTATCGCTAGAAGAGGCGGCGCAGCGGATCGCAATGCCCAAGGGGACACTGGGTAACTGGGTGAGCGCAGCAAAGCGCGGCAATGGAGGCGCTGCGGCGCCTGGCAGTCGAACGGTTCCCGAGCTGGAGGTAGAGGTTGCGAGGTTGCGCAGAGAATTGGCCGAGTCGAACATGGAACGAGACGTGT TTAAAAAAGGCCACCGCGTACTTTGCACGGGAGTCGCTGCCCAGTACGCGCAAGTGAACGCCATGCGACCCGACTTTCCTCTGGCCCTGCTGTGCCGCGTTTTTGACGTGTCGCGCAGTGGTTTTTATGCATGGCTGGGGCGCGCGCCTTCACAGCGTATGCGGGACGATGAACGCCTGAAGGTGGCGATCAAGGCTGCTCATGTCCAGGCGCGGGAAACCTATGGGCCACTGCGCATGTGGCCGGAACTGGTCGCGCAGGGGTTCGACACGGGACGCGACCGTATCGTGCGGCTGCGACGGGAACTGGGCCTGCGCTGCAAGCAAAAGCGCAAGTTCAAAGCCACCACGAATTCGAAGCACGGCTTTCCGGTGGCGGAGAACCTGTTGAATCAGACGTTTGCCCCGACGCGGCCTGATGAAGCCTGGGTAACTGACATAACGTATGTATCGACCGGCGAAGGCTGGCTTTACCTGGCGGGCATCAAGGACGTCTTCACATGCGAGATAGTTGGCTATGCGATGGGAGCACGCATGACGCAGGAGCTGACGGCGCAGGCTCTGTGGCGGGCAGTGCGCAACAAGCGGCCAGCACCGGGCCTGATTCATCACTCGGACAGAGGTAGCCAGTACTGTGCTGACGACTACCGGAAGCTGGTCGAGCAGTTTGGCATGCTGCCTTCCATGTCGCGTAAGGGAAACTGCTACGACAATGCCCCTATGGAGAGTTTTTGGGGAAGTCTGAAGAACGAGATGATTCATCATCAGAGATATGCGACCCGTGCCGACGCCGAATCGGCAATCAAGGAGTACATCGAAATTTTCTACAACCGCCAGCGGCGTCATTCGCGCCTTGGCTATATTTCGCCGGCACAGTTCACTGAGAATTTCAGAAAAACTGAGCTGGCCGCTTGA
- a CDS encoding tetratricopeptide repeat protein, with protein MGNAFAALKHLILNIFLHHLNFLINEIMISKIFLLKKSLIFLFYLLTIFTVDNTFATPKAQQIPLSFSENIFLKKRALRFDEITHDLQRYKWSLDSDPRLLIVYCEAILETEAALPEEMKNSSDVSNKFAQAYLMLLRGKTRDSNLLFDELVNTQGGEVFGFVGLLEQSLFTGNITSLGQVLEKLKSSFSDDSHIPIWILPYYEATYNLKMGRYKDVTNILQMAKINKSLSKYTIEQFEIAIAIPQNQFAEARKILKHMGSNGDADQNSILNEADILAAELGFPASSMFLSRKMREYPEMWLVKKAFINHSLEAIHFDQKLSIPYLNMLSELEQKRNFDVNLKLNLASLLFYTGDPIKGLLSKKLRDEIKPLEDFVNYDLLIAKLSLRSTETEKQFYTMRYLDIAKEKAPLNISVLWLSYQIAEMNKKYDECMENLNQILFVDPFNVDALVAKAKTYNKLGEIKEAKNLAHKMLYEKNKRKISIDLRKELQNVLQETS; from the coding sequence GTGGGAAACGCATTTGCCGCCCTAAAACACCTAATTTTAAATATATTCCTGCACCATTTAAATTTTTTAATAAATGAAATTATGATTTCGAAAATATTTTTACTTAAAAAATCATTAATATTTTTATTCTATTTGTTAACGATTTTTACTGTAGACAATACTTTTGCCACGCCAAAAGCACAGCAAATTCCATTGAGTTTTAGCGAAAACATTTTTCTAAAGAAAAGAGCATTGCGTTTTGATGAAATAACTCATGACTTGCAAAGGTATAAGTGGAGTCTCGATAGTGACCCTAGGTTACTCATTGTATATTGCGAGGCAATACTGGAAACAGAAGCCGCTCTTCCAGAAGAAATGAAAAATTCCTCGGACGTGTCAAATAAATTTGCGCAAGCCTATCTAATGTTATTGCGCGGGAAAACTCGAGATTCAAATTTACTGTTTGATGAACTTGTAAATACTCAGGGTGGAGAAGTATTTGGATTTGTCGGCTTACTTGAACAATCGCTTTTTACTGGAAATATCACTTCTTTAGGCCAAGTGCTGGAAAAATTAAAGTCGAGTTTTTCCGATGACTCACATATACCTATTTGGATCTTGCCGTACTATGAAGCCACTTATAATCTGAAAATGGGGAGATATAAAGATGTCACTAATATTTTGCAGATGGCAAAGATAAATAAATCATTATCGAAATATACAATTGAGCAATTTGAAATTGCCATTGCAATACCGCAAAACCAATTTGCTGAAGCACGAAAAATTTTAAAACATATGGGATCAAACGGTGATGCAGATCAAAATTCGATTTTGAATGAGGCTGACATATTAGCCGCAGAATTAGGATTTCCTGCTTCAAGTATGTTTTTAAGTAGAAAGATGCGTGAGTATCCCGAAATGTGGTTAGTTAAAAAGGCTTTTATCAATCACTCTCTTGAAGCGATTCATTTTGATCAAAAATTGTCTATTCCTTATTTGAATATGCTTTCAGAGCTCGAACAAAAGAGAAATTTCGACGTAAATTTAAAACTCAATCTTGCAAGTCTTCTTTTTTATACTGGAGATCCTATAAAAGGATTGCTAAGCAAAAAACTTCGAGATGAAATAAAACCACTTGAAGATTTTGTTAATTATGATCTACTTATAGCTAAATTGAGTTTGCGTTCAACAGAAACAGAGAAGCAATTTTACACGATGAGATATCTTGATATCGCGAAAGAAAAAGCTCCTTTAAATATTTCTGTGTTGTGGCTTTCTTATCAAATTGCGGAAATGAATAAAAAATATGATGAATGTATGGAAAATTTAAATCAAATATTATTTGTCGACCCATTCAATGTCGATGCACTTGTCGCAAAGGCCAAAACTTACAATAAATTAGGGGAAATTAAAGAAGCGAAAAATTTGGCTCATAAGATGTTATATGAAAAAAACAAGCGAAAAATTTCTATCGATCTTCGAAAAGAATTACAAAATGTTTTGCAAGAAACATCGTAA